CTTTTTTTGAATTTTGAATTGCTTATGAGGCTTTATGTTTCGTAAAATTCTCGTCGCACTCCATCACTGTGACGATACCAGCAAGTATATCTTTCAAGAAGCACTGGAGTTGGCAAAAGCCGCTAAGGCATCTTTAAAGCTGCTCCACGTTTTATCTGTTGAGGAACAAGAAAGCCCAAATATCTTGACCTTGATTAATACTCTAGAGAATAAGAAACGTTGGGAAGAGTTTGAAAAATCCGGTCTGGATTTACTCAAATCTTTCACAGAACAAGCGATCGCTGCCGGAGTACCGACTGAATATTACCAAGGTTTAGGCCGGCCCGGTCATATTATTTGCGAAACTGCCCGCGTCTGGGAGGCTGGATTAATTGTCATCGGCCGGCGGGGGCTTTCTGGTATGAGCGAACTAATTTTGGGCAGTGTCAGCAACTATGTTACCCACTATGCTCCTTGCTCAGTACTCATCATACAAAACCCAGAACAACTTGGTGCTGTAAGTATTCAAGAAAGGCAATCAGTAATATCTGCTACACTTTTTAGTTGCCTATTTAACGTATAGACTGTTTACAGTTAATAGTCAAAATAATTTGTAGTAATAATACTCGCTCCAAGATAAGCAAGCTAAGTAATTTGTAGCTGCACTTCTAGGGGGCTTGTACTCTTTTAATTACGAATTAGCAATTATTTGCTCACCTGTCAGCAGTCAACATATCTCAGGTGTTATGTAGGTTTTCAAAGCAAGATGTCTGCCTCACATTATATCTTTGATTAAAAATTTGTATCAGTGTAAGCAACTTTATCATCTCTTTCTTTCGGTGATTACTGTAAGCTACAAGTAAGTACCCATTCAAAGATTGAACTAGTATCTCCCAGTGATTACCAACCCATAGATTAATTGTCTGGGTTATCCAAAGGCAAACGCATCTATATATATTATTAACAATAAGTAATATTTATTGTGTTGCCC
This genomic interval from Nostoc flagelliforme CCNUN1 contains the following:
- a CDS encoding universal stress protein translates to MFRKILVALHHCDDTSKYIFQEALELAKAAKASLKLLHVLSVEEQESPNILTLINTLENKKRWEEFEKSGLDLLKSFTEQAIAAGVPTEYYQGLGRPGHIICETARVWEAGLIVIGRRGLSGMSELILGSVSNYVTHYAPCSVLIIQNPEQLGAVSIQERQSVISATLFSCLFNV